From a region of the Mycobacteroides saopaulense genome:
- a CDS encoding carboxyl transferase domain-containing protein, whose product MTLVGEQNRAEHARLVAELRQRLAHAALGGTEQSRRRHVDRGKLLPRDRVDALLDPGSPFLELSPLAANGMYDDDAPGASMIAGIGRVSGRECVIAANDATVKGGTYYPMTVKKHLRAQEVALQNRLPCIYLVDSGGAFLPKQDEVFPDREHFGRIFYNQATMSAKGIPQVAAVLGSCTAGGAYVPAMSDEAVIVRKQGTIFLGGPPLVKAATGEVVTAEELGGGDLHSRTSGVTDHLAADDKDALRIVRRIVSTLAPRVEPPWPVVETIAPERDPRTLYDVVPTDPRIPYDVHDVIVRLVDGGTFTEFKAEYGKSVVTGTARLHGHPVGIIANNGVLFAESAMKSAHFIELCDQRRIPLLFLQNISGFMVGRDYEAAGIAKHGAKMVTAVACARVPKLTVVIGGSYGAGNYSMCGRAYSPRFLWMWPNARISVMGGEQAASVLATVRADQSAASGKEFTAAEQEDFKAPIREQYERQGNPYYSTARLWDDGVIDPADTRTVLGLALGICANAPLEPVSYGVFRM is encoded by the coding sequence ATGACTCTGGTGGGTGAGCAGAACAGGGCGGAGCACGCCCGGCTGGTCGCCGAGCTGCGGCAGCGGCTGGCGCATGCGGCACTCGGCGGCACGGAGCAGTCCAGGCGGCGACACGTCGACCGGGGCAAACTGCTGCCGCGTGACCGCGTCGACGCACTGCTGGACCCGGGTAGCCCGTTCCTCGAGTTGTCGCCACTGGCGGCCAACGGCATGTACGACGACGATGCTCCCGGCGCGAGCATGATCGCCGGCATCGGCCGCGTCTCGGGGCGGGAATGCGTGATCGCCGCCAACGACGCCACCGTCAAGGGCGGCACCTACTACCCGATGACGGTCAAGAAGCACCTGCGTGCTCAGGAAGTCGCGCTACAGAACCGGCTGCCCTGCATCTACCTGGTGGATTCCGGCGGCGCGTTCCTGCCGAAGCAGGACGAGGTGTTCCCGGACCGCGAGCACTTCGGCCGGATCTTCTACAACCAGGCCACCATGAGCGCCAAGGGAATTCCGCAGGTCGCCGCAGTGCTGGGCAGCTGTACCGCGGGCGGTGCGTACGTGCCGGCGATGAGCGACGAGGCCGTGATCGTACGCAAGCAGGGCACGATCTTCCTGGGCGGTCCGCCGTTGGTGAAGGCCGCCACCGGCGAGGTGGTGACCGCCGAGGAGCTCGGTGGTGGCGATCTACACTCCCGCACGTCGGGCGTGACCGACCACCTTGCCGCTGACGACAAGGATGCCTTGCGGATCGTGCGGCGGATCGTGTCCACCCTGGCGCCCAGGGTCGAGCCACCGTGGCCCGTTGTCGAAACCATTGCCCCGGAACGTGATCCGCGGACGTTGTACGACGTGGTGCCTACCGATCCACGCATTCCTTACGACGTGCACGACGTGATAGTTCGGCTCGTGGACGGCGGCACGTTCACCGAGTTCAAAGCGGAATACGGCAAGTCGGTGGTGACCGGAACCGCACGGCTGCACGGGCACCCGGTGGGCATCATCGCGAACAACGGCGTGCTGTTCGCGGAAAGTGCCATGAAGTCAGCACATTTCATCGAGTTGTGCGATCAGCGGCGCATTCCGCTGCTCTTCTTGCAGAACATCTCCGGATTCATGGTGGGCCGTGATTACGAGGCCGCGGGCATCGCCAAACACGGGGCCAAGATGGTCACCGCGGTGGCCTGCGCGCGTGTGCCCAAGTTGACCGTGGTCATCGGCGGTTCCTATGGGGCCGGCAACTACTCGATGTGCGGGCGGGCGTACTCGCCGCGATTCCTCTGGATGTGGCCCAATGCCCGCATCTCGGTGATGGGTGGTGAGCAGGCCGCATCGGTACTGGCCACGGTGCGCGCGGACCAGAGCGCGGCGTCGGGCAAGGAGTTCACCGCGGCAGAGCAGGAGGATTTCAAGGCGCCGATACGCGAACAGTATGAACGGCAAGGCAATCCGTACTATTCGACGGCGCGCCTCTGGGACGACGGGGTCATCGACCCCGCGGACACCCGCACGGTGCTCGGGTTGGCGTTGGGTATCTGCGCCAATGCGCCGCTCGAACCGGTTTCCTACGGCGTCTTCAGGATGTGA
- a CDS encoding acetyl/propionyl/methylcrotonyl-CoA carboxylase subunit alpha → MTVHNVLIANRGEIAVRIASTLRAMGIGSIAVYTDGDTDHLGACDTAVRLGSDSSGYLDIDAIVSAAKQTGADAIHPGYGFVSENADFVRACQAAGITFIGPPAEAMDAMGDKIRAKDTVAAAGEPVVPGSVGALADTELVAVAERIGTPLIIKPSAGGGGKGMRVVHDLSDVREALAAARREATAIFGDDTLLVERYLARPRHIEVQVFGDTHGNIVHLGERECSLQRRHQKVIEEAPSPLLTPELRAAMGQTACQIARSVGYFGAGTVEFILDGDAPESYYFMEMNTRLQVEHPVTEMVTGIDLVQWQILVAAGERLPLTQEQISLSGHAIEARVYAEDPAREFLPTGGTVALAHFSDSARTDTALTTGSVVGSRFDPMLAKVIVHAADRDTALADADRALAETRILGVGTNIDFLRALVTNPVVISGDIDTTLLDKIASEYHPPVTPPWVWVAASVLLDGESVGGTLWDGKSGWRVGEHAPRSYRLRIGESTELVRLWGDPVAEVGIGDGEPVRGKVHCATGHVSVEFAGQLHRADAARTDAAAWIATEDGTWHADIAPEPRLRHLDGEDEDGEIRSSMPGVVRVVSMSTGTVVEREDPVLVVEAMKMEHTLRAPIAGTVTVSVAVGDQVAVDQLLATIHPTTNPEEGSS, encoded by the coding sequence GTGACAGTGCACAACGTCTTAATCGCCAACCGCGGGGAGATCGCGGTCCGTATCGCATCAACACTGCGGGCCATGGGAATTGGTTCCATCGCGGTGTACACCGACGGCGACACCGATCACCTCGGGGCCTGCGACACCGCGGTGCGCCTCGGATCGGACTCGTCGGGTTATCTCGACATCGATGCGATTGTCAGTGCGGCCAAACAGACCGGCGCCGACGCCATTCACCCCGGGTACGGATTCGTGTCGGAGAATGCCGACTTCGTGCGGGCCTGCCAGGCTGCGGGGATCACCTTCATCGGGCCGCCTGCCGAGGCCATGGACGCGATGGGCGACAAGATCAGGGCCAAGGACACCGTGGCGGCCGCCGGCGAGCCGGTGGTGCCGGGCAGCGTGGGCGCACTTGCGGATACCGAGCTGGTGGCTGTGGCCGAGCGGATCGGAACGCCGTTGATCATCAAGCCGTCCGCGGGCGGCGGCGGCAAGGGCATGCGGGTGGTGCATGACCTGAGTGATGTCCGCGAGGCGCTGGCCGCGGCGCGACGCGAGGCCACCGCGATCTTCGGCGACGACACCTTGTTGGTCGAGCGTTACCTCGCCCGCCCCCGGCACATCGAGGTTCAGGTGTTCGGCGATACCCACGGCAACATCGTGCACCTGGGCGAGCGCGAGTGCAGCCTGCAGCGGCGTCATCAGAAGGTGATCGAGGAGGCGCCATCGCCCTTGCTCACCCCGGAACTGCGGGCCGCGATGGGGCAGACCGCGTGTCAGATCGCGCGCAGCGTCGGATATTTCGGCGCCGGAACCGTGGAATTCATCCTCGACGGCGATGCGCCCGAGTCGTACTACTTCATGGAGATGAATACTCGCCTCCAGGTGGAACATCCGGTCACCGAGATGGTGACCGGTATCGACCTGGTGCAGTGGCAGATCCTGGTGGCGGCGGGCGAGCGCCTTCCGCTGACACAGGAACAGATCTCGCTGTCCGGACACGCGATCGAGGCACGGGTGTACGCCGAGGACCCTGCGCGTGAATTCCTCCCCACTGGTGGAACCGTTGCATTGGCGCACTTTTCGGACAGCGCGCGTACGGATACCGCACTGACCACGGGATCGGTGGTGGGCTCCCGGTTCGACCCGATGCTGGCCAAGGTCATCGTGCATGCCGCCGACCGCGATACCGCGCTCGCCGATGCCGACCGGGCACTGGCCGAGACCCGGATACTCGGGGTGGGCACCAACATCGACTTCTTGCGCGCGTTGGTAACGAATCCTGTTGTGATATCGGGTGATATCGATACCACGTTGCTGGACAAGATCGCCTCCGAGTACCACCCGCCGGTCACGCCGCCGTGGGTGTGGGTCGCCGCGTCGGTCCTTCTCGACGGTGAATCCGTAGGCGGAACACTATGGGACGGCAAGTCGGGTTGGCGGGTCGGCGAACATGCACCGCGCTCGTATCGGCTTCGCATCGGGGAGTCGACGGAGCTTGTGCGTCTCTGGGGTGACCCGGTCGCCGAGGTCGGTATCGGAGACGGTGAACCGGTTCGGGGCAAGGTGCATTGTGCGACAGGGCACGTGAGTGTCGAGTTCGCCGGCCAACTGCACCGCGCGGATGCTGCGCGGACCGATGCCGCGGCCTGGATTGCCACCGAGGACGGAACCTGGCACGCCGACATCGCACCCGAACCTCGATTGCGGCATCTTGACGGCGAAGACGAAGACGGAGAGATTCGGAGCTCCATGCCGGGGGTCGTCCGGGTGGTGTCGATGAGCACCGGCACCGTCGTCGAGCGCGAGGATCCGGTGTTGGTTGTCGAGGCGATGAAGATGGAGCACACCCTGCGTGCGCCGATCGCCGGAACCGTCACCGTCTCAGTGGCGGTCGGCGACCAGGTGGCCGTTGATCAGCTGCTGGCGACCATCCACCCAACCACCAACCCCGAGGAGGGGAGCTCATGA
- a CDS encoding L,D-transpeptidase, which produces MLVLTRWFRRALVSGICVAGLLGAGVVPALADPGDPPDPGIEEPGPPPPPPLPWELPPPPPAPDVPPPGEVPPPPAPTTPPPGAPPTGDVPPLPVGLLKNEPNNGEVVGVAQPVTIVFAAPVTDKKAAEAAVKITTSKSVPGYFYWYTDQQLRWKPTQFWPANTDVNVNAGGTKWSFKVGDAFVSTVDDATYTMTVTRNGVVERTMPMSMGKHDKKHETKNGTYYVSEKFQKMVMDSSTYGVPTNSPEGYKLDVFWATRLSNSGIFVHAAPWSVGDQGKRDVSHGCINLSTDNATWFFNQSHPGDPVIVKNSPGGPYKDYDGYDDWQRF; this is translated from the coding sequence ATGCTTGTCTTAACTCGTTGGTTCCGGCGCGCCCTCGTCAGCGGTATCTGTGTCGCAGGACTGCTGGGTGCCGGGGTGGTTCCTGCACTCGCGGATCCGGGTGATCCCCCCGATCCCGGTATTGAAGAGCCGGGCCCCCCGCCGCCCCCGCCTCTGCCGTGGGAGCTGCCGCCCCCGCCGCCGGCACCTGACGTGCCGCCGCCCGGTGAGGTTCCGCCGCCTCCGGCACCCACCACACCGCCGCCCGGGGCGCCCCCTACGGGCGATGTGCCACCGCTGCCGGTTGGATTGCTCAAGAACGAGCCCAACAACGGCGAGGTTGTCGGTGTGGCTCAGCCGGTGACGATCGTCTTCGCCGCTCCGGTGACGGACAAGAAGGCTGCCGAGGCCGCCGTGAAGATCACCACGTCGAAGTCGGTACCGGGGTATTTCTACTGGTACACCGACCAGCAGCTGCGTTGGAAGCCCACGCAGTTCTGGCCCGCGAACACCGATGTGAATGTGAACGCCGGCGGAACCAAGTGGAGCTTCAAGGTCGGTGACGCCTTCGTGTCGACGGTCGACGATGCGACCTACACGATGACCGTGACCCGCAACGGCGTCGTGGAGCGGACCATGCCGATGTCGATGGGTAAGCACGACAAGAAGCACGAGACGAAGAACGGCACGTACTACGTCAGCGAGAAGTTCCAGAAGATGGTGATGGACTCGTCAACCTATGGGGTGCCGACGAACTCGCCGGAGGGCTACAAGCTGGACGTGTTCTGGGCCACCCGGTTGTCCAACTCCGGCATCTTCGTGCACGCGGCGCCGTGGTCGGTCGGCGATCAGGGTAAGCGCGATGTGAGCCACGGCTGCATCAACCTGAGCACCGACAACGCCACCTGGTTCTTCAACCAGTCCCACCCCGGTGACCCGGTCATCGTGAAGAACTCGCCCGGTGGTCCGTACAAGGACTACGACGGCTACGACGACTGGCAGCGCTTCTAG
- a CDS encoding acyl-CoA dehydrogenase family protein, whose amino-acid sequence MTFSTAELPDEYDSLRKTVEEFANSVVAPVAAHHDATKTFPYAVVSQMGDMGLFGLPFPEEYGGMGGDYFALCLTLEELARVDQSVAITLEAAVSLGAMPIYRFGNEEQKQRWLPQLASGSSLAAFGLTEPGGGTDIPGSIRTKAVEDGGSWVINGSKAFITNSGTDITAVVGVAAVTGRAADGSPEISVIHVPAGTTGFTVEPGYDKVGWHASDTHPLSFDDVRVPYENLLGERGRGYAGFLRILDEGRIAIAALATGAAQGCVDESLRYARSRPAFGSAIIDYQSVSFKIARMQARAHTARLAYYHAAALLLAGKPFKTEASIAKLVASEAAMDNARDATQIFGGAGFMNESAVARQYRDSKILEIGEGTSEVQLMLIARALTR is encoded by the coding sequence ATGACGTTTAGCACCGCCGAACTGCCCGACGAGTACGACTCGCTGCGTAAAACCGTTGAGGAGTTCGCCAATTCAGTGGTGGCGCCGGTCGCCGCGCACCATGACGCGACCAAGACCTTTCCGTACGCGGTGGTGTCACAGATGGGTGACATGGGGCTATTCGGTCTACCGTTCCCCGAGGAATACGGCGGCATGGGTGGTGACTACTTCGCCCTCTGTCTGACGTTGGAGGAACTGGCCCGAGTGGACCAGAGCGTGGCCATCACGCTCGAGGCGGCCGTCTCGCTGGGGGCGATGCCGATCTATCGGTTTGGAAACGAGGAGCAGAAGCAGCGCTGGCTTCCTCAGTTGGCATCCGGAAGTTCTTTGGCCGCCTTCGGTTTGACCGAACCCGGTGGCGGCACCGACATCCCCGGATCGATCCGCACCAAGGCCGTCGAGGACGGTGGCAGCTGGGTCATCAACGGCTCCAAGGCATTCATCACCAACTCCGGCACCGATATCACCGCGGTGGTAGGCGTGGCGGCGGTGACCGGCCGTGCCGCGGACGGATCGCCGGAGATCTCCGTCATTCACGTGCCTGCGGGCACAACGGGATTCACCGTAGAACCAGGATACGACAAGGTCGGCTGGCACGCCTCGGACACCCATCCGCTGAGCTTCGACGATGTCCGAGTGCCCTACGAGAATCTGCTGGGCGAGCGGGGCCGAGGGTATGCGGGATTCCTGCGCATCCTCGATGAGGGGCGAATTGCCATCGCGGCGTTGGCAACCGGTGCCGCGCAGGGCTGCGTCGACGAGAGCCTGCGATATGCACGCAGCCGCCCTGCTTTCGGCAGCGCGATCATCGACTACCAGTCCGTATCGTTCAAGATCGCCCGGATGCAGGCACGTGCGCACACCGCACGTCTGGCCTACTACCACGCCGCGGCGCTGCTGCTGGCCGGTAAGCCGTTCAAGACCGAGGCCTCGATCGCCAAACTGGTGGCCAGCGAGGCGGCCATGGACAACGCCCGTGACGCCACTCAGATCTTCGGGGGAGCGGGTTTCATGAACGAGTCTGCGGTCGCCCGTCAGTACCGCGACAGCAAGATCCTGGAGATCGGCGAGGGAACGAGTGAGGTGCAGTTGATGCTCATCGCCCGCGCCCTCACCCGGTAA
- the ricR gene encoding copper-sensing transcriptional repressor RicR: MSTKTSTGHGYSLKKDDYAKRLLRIEGQVRGIAKMIDEDKYCIDVLTQISAAQSALRSVALGLLDEHLGHCVSNAVASGGADADEKLAEASAAIARLVRS; this comes from the coding sequence ATGAGCACCAAGACTTCGACTGGACACGGTTACTCGCTGAAGAAGGATGACTACGCCAAGCGGCTCCTGCGTATCGAGGGGCAGGTGCGTGGCATCGCGAAGATGATCGACGAGGACAAGTACTGCATCGACGTGCTGACCCAGATCAGTGCCGCTCAGAGTGCGTTGCGTTCGGTGGCTCTGGGTCTGCTCGATGAGCACCTCGGTCATTGCGTCTCCAACGCCGTGGCCTCCGGCGGTGCGGATGCGGACGAGAAGCTGGCAGAGGCCTCGGCGGCCATCGCCCGGTTGGTGCGCAGCTAG
- a CDS encoding SACE_7040 family transcriptional regulator yields the protein MTNLIPESETPNKRERAKADRRDQLLQAAARLLAMRGYARVRLEDLGSAVGISGPAIYRHFPNKEALLVDLLTDISRRLLDGGMAVAEAASTASAALDGLIDFHLDFALTESDLIRVQDRDLDSLPENARRQVRQFQRRYVEVWVQVLCRIDGSLDESDARIKAHAAFGLMNSTPYSAGRSAPAQTRAVLRQMVVAALD from the coding sequence ATGACCAACCTGATACCCGAGTCGGAAACCCCGAACAAACGCGAACGCGCCAAGGCCGACCGGCGTGACCAGCTGTTGCAGGCCGCCGCCCGCCTCCTCGCCATGCGCGGATATGCCCGGGTACGGCTGGAGGATCTGGGCTCGGCGGTGGGAATCAGTGGTCCCGCGATCTATCGGCACTTCCCCAACAAGGAAGCGCTGCTGGTGGATCTGCTGACCGATATCAGCCGTCGGCTATTGGACGGCGGGATGGCCGTCGCCGAGGCGGCAAGCACGGCGTCGGCGGCGCTAGACGGCCTCATCGACTTTCATCTCGACTTCGCGCTCACCGAGAGCGATCTGATCCGGGTGCAGGACCGCGACCTGGACTCGCTACCGGAGAACGCCCGTCGTCAGGTACGCCAATTCCAGCGCCGTTACGTCGAGGTCTGGGTCCAGGTGCTGTGCCGCATCGACGGGAGTCTCGACGAATCGGATGCGCGCATCAAGGCACACGCGGCCTTCGGCCTGATGAACTCCACGCCCTATAGCGCGGGCCGCTCGGCGCCTGCGCAGACGAGGGCTGTGCTGCGACAGATGGTTGTTGCCGCGCTGGACTAG